One genomic segment of Impatiens glandulifera chromosome 6, dImpGla2.1, whole genome shotgun sequence includes these proteins:
- the LOC124941514 gene encoding transaldolase, translating to MSTSLHAPSTALSSSLKEKTRFRSPIHCSRSTFTFTTPKPYSLPRTTAIRLSIPPSSSSSLAAGTVTTELDSVSTYSEIVPDTVVFDDFERFPPTAATVSSSLLLGICSLPDTTFKSAVDTALADPACRLDDPGSRMSCFINKALVNVGADLTKLVPGRVSTEVDARLAYDTNGIVSKVHELLKLYDEIEVSHDRLLFKIPSTWQGIEASRLLESEGIQTHLTFVYSFCQAAAAAQAGTSVIQIFVGRLRDWARNHSGDAEIELAIRRGEDPGLALVTKAYNYIHKNGYKSKLMAAAVRNKQDVFNLLGVDYIISPLKVLQSLKESVTLPDEKYSLPRRLSPQSASAYSFSDEELVKWDQYSFASAMGPASVELLATGLEGYIDQAKRVEDLFGKIWPPPNV from the exons ATGTCTACTTCATTGCATGCTCCATCCACCGCTCTTTCCTCATCTCTCAAG GAAAAGACGAGATTCAGGTCACCGATTCACTGTTCAAGATCCACATTCACTTTCACCACTCCCAAACCCTACTCTCTCCCTCGCACCACCGCCATTCGTCTCTCCATTCCTCCGTCGTCCTCATCTTCTCTCGCcgcag GCACTGTTACTACTGAACTCGATTCCGTTTCAACCTACAGCGAGATCGTACCTGATACAGTCGTTTTCGATGATTTCGAAAGGTTTCCTCCAACCGCCGCTACTGTTAGCTCTTCTCTTCTCCTCGGCATATGCAGTCTCCCTGATACAACATTCAAg AGTGCAGTTGATACCGCATTAGCAGATCCAGCTTGTAGACTTGATGATCCAGGTTCTCGCATGTCCTGTTTCATCAATAAG GCATTGGTGAATGTTGGTGCTGATTTAACTAAGTTAGTTCCTGGTCGAGTCTCTACTGAAGTTGATGCTCGACTTGCGTATGATACAAATGGTATTGTTAGCAAG GTACACGAGCTGCTGAAATTATATGATGAAATTGAAGTTTCTCATGATCGTTTATTGTTTAAAATACCTTCAACTTGGCAA GGAATTGAGGCGTCGAGATTGTTGGAATCTGAAGGGATACAAACGCATTTGACTTTTGTTTACAG CTTTTGTCAAGCTGCTGCAGCAGCTCAAGCGGGTACTTCTGTTATTCAGATATTTGTTGGTCGCCTTCGG GATTGGGCGCGGAACCATTCAGGTGATGCTGAAATTGAACTTGCAATAAGAAGAGGAGAGGATCCTGGCCTAGCTTTG GTTACAAAAGCGTATAACTACATACACAAGAATGGGTACAAATCGAAACTAATGGCTGCAGCTGTACGAAACAAGCAGGATGTTTTCAACCTATTAGG GGTTGATTATATCATCAGTCCTTTGAAGGTACTGCAATCTCTAAAGGAGTCTGTCACTCTCCCCGATGAGAAATACTCTCTGCCTCGAAGGCTATCACCACAGTCAGCTTCCGCCTACAGTTTCAGCGATGAAGag TTGGTGAAGTGGGATCAATATAGCTTTGCCTCGGCTATGGGACCTGCGTCTGTTGAACTACTAGCAACTGGACTGGAAGGTTATATTGATCAAGCTAAACGTGTCGAGGACCTTTTTGGGAAAATTTGGCCGCCTCCTAATGTCTGA